In Spirochaeta thermophila DSM 6578, the following proteins share a genomic window:
- the nadC gene encoding carboxylating nicotinate-nucleotide diphosphorylase, which yields MRSRMKSLQEMYQRELEDLISLALEEDLGEEGDVTSKAIFPPEAEGAARVVSKGEGILAGDFVFERVFRKINERISVSFLRQDGDVLSRGDVVAELSGPMADLLTGERIALNFLAFLSGIATYTSKFVKEAGKSGHTVILDTRKTLPGFRRLSKYAVRIGGGENHRMGLYDMVLIKDNHIDGAGSITKAVERVRERWGDRFKIEVECRTVEEVEEALGAGVHIIMLDNMSPSEMEESIRRGRGKVLFECSGDMDLPKIAEVSKLGVDYISVGRITHSAPAFDFSMKVVAAG from the coding sequence ATGCGATCGAGGATGAAGTCCCTTCAGGAGATGTACCAAAGAGAGTTGGAGGATTTGATTTCCCTCGCCCTGGAGGAGGACCTGGGAGAGGAAGGTGACGTCACCAGCAAGGCCATCTTTCCTCCCGAGGCGGAGGGTGCCGCCCGCGTGGTGAGTAAAGGGGAGGGGATACTGGCTGGTGATTTCGTGTTCGAGAGGGTCTTTCGGAAGATCAACGAGCGCATCTCGGTTTCGTTCCTCCGGCAGGACGGGGATGTGCTTTCCCGTGGAGATGTGGTCGCTGAGCTCTCCGGCCCGATGGCGGACCTCCTCACGGGGGAGCGGATCGCCCTCAACTTCCTGGCGTTTCTCTCCGGGATCGCCACCTATACGTCGAAGTTCGTGAAGGAGGCGGGGAAGTCGGGACACACGGTGATCCTCGACACCCGGAAGACCCTCCCCGGATTCCGACGCCTCTCGAAGTACGCGGTGAGGATCGGGGGCGGGGAAAACCACAGGATGGGTCTCTATGACATGGTGCTCATCAAGGACAACCACATAGATGGGGCGGGATCCATCACCAAGGCGGTGGAGCGGGTCAGAGAGAGATGGGGGGATCGCTTCAAGATAGAGGTGGAGTGTCGTACCGTGGAGGAGGTGGAAGAGGCCCTCGGTGCCGGTGTACACATCATCATGCTCGACAACATGTCACCGAGTGAGATGGAGGAATCGATACGCCGGGGGAGGGGAAAGGTCCTCTTCGAGTGTTCGGGGGATATGGACCTTCCGAAAATCGCCGAAGTCTCGAAACTGGGAGTTGACTATATCTCGGTGGGGAGGATCACACATTCAGCCCCTGCGTTCGATTTCTCCATGAAAGTAGTCGCCGCAGGATAG